In a single window of the Coffea eugenioides isolate CCC68of chromosome 3, Ceug_1.0, whole genome shotgun sequence genome:
- the LOC113766929 gene encoding probable disease resistance RPP8-like protein 2 has product MAGAHAWMAESVYRVVDLMMRESELLSGVVSGEGLEGLGSELEQMGRSLRRSPEQQWPSLCNWDRDVEELVCEAEDLVDKLIYDGLKFGETAELGGLEKWWLFKKLWLEWVMPRMTKEEELVDLTQRIRLFNGRLLARAAACYRDGMAKAVPALLGQREGDDLVDDNVCKADHAWKSPSPPVELDDHFDVDGIRSEDQEDDFVVVGREDERREVISRLLATDDALKIIGIYGMGGIGKTTLAQKVYGDSSVRRHFDCVAWATVGKDFRTRRILEDLLLQHVCRARDDMAPFSDLDLAQKLYEFLQSKRFLIVLDDVWSADAWECLRIALPSREPTASRVLLTTRDDGVADKIASSSADDKGFVHRMRFLNPDEGWELLRKTAIRGHSSSDPKVDAELLDIAKDIVERCQGLPLAIRVMAGLLASNPTRHQWKAVHRSIVSYQTIHQGSQVCAKVNRTLALSYHFLPEYLKPCFLYTAVFPEDFEMDVGSLCRLWLAEGFISSTHGSSQQSMEDIAEQYLKELVARNLVLVQKRELSTFRSLRTCRVHDLLRDFCLLKAEEQNFCDSISFRHTNDTSLASSSPILSTRIHRLTLSFEDGCMVPHNWNTIKQLQSVSKQSTSHTHMLSEVKDLSRLRGLFFSGFNYKVLRFPSATLELFPRQFLSMRDLPQVLSDLTNFKRLRVLFFSGFNFDVTRMPTGIEKLFRLRYLSIRGCNITRLPPTIGSLLNLETLDLGEGTWIRMLIPSELQRLSRLRHLFLPCSYQVVEGGKLQLDGLTKLETLVNFDSRQCRVKDLLKLTKLRKLVATMDANFEDLEVVINCMEKSLNCLRFSSLIVKTHDSDNHFVTHKLLQCANLHLLQIEGHIGKLPLRISHSLTEISLIGSLFDDDPMEKLEKLPNLWVLALHNNAFLGKHMTCSGMGMPQLKYLSISNLQNLENLTVKRGGMPKLSTLALEECERLENLPEGLNFLTSLRELTVSQMPTEFMDRLYESREDFHKFQHVPVIRICWPSQKQKIVPLACRHGLH; this is encoded by the exons ATGGCTGGAGCGCATGCGTGGATGGCGGAAAGTGTGTATCGAGTGGTAGACTTGATGATGAGGGAATCTGAGTTGCTGTCCGGTGTGGTAAGCGGCGAAGGATTGGAGGGCCTGGGGTCAGAGCTGGAGCAGATGGGTCGGTCGCTGAGGAGGTCGCCGGAGCAGCAGTGGCCGTCGCTGTGCAACTGGGATAGAGACGTGGAAGAATTGGTGTGCGAAGCGGAGGATCTGGTTGACAAGCTGATCTATGATGGGCTCAAGTTTGGAGAGACAGCGGAATTAGGTGGCTTGGAGAAATGGTGGCTGTTTAAGAAGTTGTGGTTGGAGTGGGTAATGCCCAGAATGACCAAGGAGGAGGAGTTAGTTGATCTGACTCAACGGATCCGCCTCTTCAACGGTCGATTATTAGCGAGAGCCGCCGCTTGTTATCGAGACGGAATGGCCAAAGCTGTTCCTGCCCTCCTCGGTCAACGGGAAGGAGATGATTTAGTTGATGATAATGTTTGCAAGGCGGATCATGCTTGGAAATCACCCTCCCCTCCTGTTGAATTAGACGACCACTTCGATGTTGACGGCATTCGTTCGGAGGACCAAGAAGACGATTTCGTCGTTGTTGGCAGGGAAGACGAGCGGAGGGAGGTGATTTCTAGATTGCTGGCTACTGATGACGCCCTCAAAATTATTGGGATATACGGAATGGGTGGAATCGGCAAGACAACTCTCGCCCAAAAGGTATATGGGGACTCCTCCGTCCGCCGCCATTTTGATTGCGTTGCCTGGGCTACGGTGGGGAAAGACTTCCGCACCAGAAGAATTTTGGAAGATTTGCTGCTGCAACATGTCTGCCGAGCCAGGGATGACATGGCCCCATTTTCAGATTTGGACTTGGCTCAGAAGCTTTACGAGTTCCTGCAGTCCAAGAGATTCTTGATTGTTTTGGATGATGTCTGGTCTGCCGATGCTTGGGAGTGCCTCCGCATTGCGCTTCCGTCGCGAGAACCAACCGCCAGCAGAGTACTGCTCACCACACGGGACGACGGAGTTGCGGACAAGATTGCTTCTTCATCAGCCGACGATAAAGGATTCGTTCATCGGATGAGGTTTCTTAACCCAGACGAAGGCTGGGAGCTTCTCCGCAAGACGGCTATCAGAGGTCACTCTTCTTCTG ATCCTAAGGTTGATGCGGAACTGCTGGACATTGCGAAGGATATAGTAGAACGCTGCCAAGGCTTGCCACTTGCCATCAGGGTGATGGCGGGGCTGTTGGCGTCAAATCCTACACGGCACCAGTGGAAGGCAGTTCACCGCAGTATTGTCTCCTACCAAACCATCCATCAAGGTTCTCAAGTCTGTGCAAAAGTAAACAGGACTTTGGCTTTGTCATACCACTTTTTACCAGAGTATTTGAAGCCATGCTTTCTCTACACAGCCGTGTTCCCTGAGGATTTTGAGATGGATGTAGGGAGTTTATGCCGATTGTGGCTGGCTGAAGGCTTTATATCGTCAACCCATGGGTCAAGCCAACAGTCAATGGAGGACATAGCAGAGCAGTATCTGAAGGAACTGGTCGCCAGAAATCTGGTGTTGGTGCAGAAAAGAGAATTATCAACATTTAGGAGTTTGAGAACCTGCCGTGTTCATGACCTGTTGCGAGACTTCTGCTTACTGAAGGCCGAGGAGCAGAACTTCTGTGACTCCATAAGCTTCAGACACACAAATGACACCAGTCTAGCTTCTTCTTCCCCCATTTTAAGTACCAGAATACATAGGCTTACGTTGTCTTTTGAAGACGGGTGTATGGTTCCCCACAATTGGAATACCATTAAACAGCTTCAGTCTGTCTCAAAACAGTCCACGTCTCATACGCACATGTTATCAGAAGTGAAGGACCTCTCGAGGCTTAGGGGTTTATTTTTCTCTGGTTTTAACTACAAAGTATTGAGGTTTCCCTCAGCTACACTGGAGTTATTTCCTCGTCAGTTCTTGAGTATGAGAGATTTACCTCAAGTATTATCAGATCTTACCAACTTTAAACGGCTTCGAGTTTTATTTTTCAGTGGTTTTAACTTTGATGTCACGAGGATGCCCACTGGCATAGAAAAGCTATTCCGTTTGAGATACTTGAGCATTAGAGGCTGTAATATCACGCGTTTGCCTCCAACTATTGGAAGCTTGTTGAACTTGGAAACTCTCGACTTAGGGGAAGGCACTTGGATTAGGATGCTCATACCCAGTGAGCTGCAGAGACTGAGCAGATTGAGGCATCTTTTTTTGCCTTGTAGCTATCAGGTCGTCGAGGGTGGCAAATTGCAATTGGATGGGTTGACAAAGCTGGAAACACTTGTTAACTTTGATTCGAGGCAGTGTAGAGTTAAAGATCTGCTTAAATTAACAAAGCTTCGGAAGCTTGTTGCTACCATGGATGCGAATTTTGAGGACCTGGAGGTGGTAATTAACTGCATGGAAAAAAGCTTAAACTGCTTACGCTTTTCTTCACTCATTGTCAAAACACATGACTCCGATAACCATTTTGTTACTCACAAGTTATTGCAGTGTGCCAATCTTCACCTTTTGCAAATAGAAGGTCATATAGGCAAGTTGCCTCTGAGAATTTCTCATAGCCTCACTGAAATTTCTTTGATTGGGTCTTTGTTTGATGATGATCCGatggaaaaattggaaaagctTCCTAATTTGTGGGTCCTTGCATTACACAACAACGCCTTTCTGGGGAAGCACATGACCTGTTCAGGCATGGGTATGCCGCAACTCAAATATTTATCCATCTCGAACTTGCAAAACTTAGAGAATTTGACGGTTAAAAGAGGGGGCATGCCCAAGCTTTCTACTTTAGCGCTGGAAGAATGCGAGCGCCTAGAGAATCTGCCTGAAGGACTTAATTTCCTCACGAGTCTCCGGGAATTGACTGTTTCACAGATGCCTACAGAGTTCATGGACCGGCTTTATGAGAGTCGGGAAGATTTTCATAAATTCCAGCATGTACCCGTCATTAGAATCTGCTG GCcttctcaaaaacaaaagattgtTCCCCTAGCATGCAGACATGGGCTTCACTGA
- the LOC113766995 gene encoding uncharacterized protein LOC113766995 — MQNTFDPTYNTLRQIRIYWAEYHSGKFGQLWVFGPNYRTKELDFRRDAKKLALDFLLEKSECTLPDLLSTLEDIEEKARATYAEEALQNMDQVDFQELMAVDGCFFLLIAFFILGVGSPGVELKFSDDHPIFGIGCVKENMDMWLSSMFFVGNQMPFIVLEQLMKLRFFQELKTKNEWKQPLELAKRAIYELLVTELDQKPVDLIHCLQRLVPGTKSGSGVVIPIMGNNFCDETEVIPSAKELCERGIAFRALEKDLGSRGIHFKLGFFSAVLNLPIFKVDRYTELVVESVRKYEIVQGAQGIEPESSSFLKLLSELIRSPQDVEVLSSQGVIQGRAEGLPIFLSNFDGTVSCEHLCNVRREIKEYPLRLWWKHKKLIGFISMTSAILLLILAFLQTDYSVLGYNKQGHS; from the coding sequence ATGCAAAATACATTTGACCCAACATATAACACTCTGCGACAGATACGCATCTACTGGGCAGAATATCATAGTGGCAAATTTGGACAGCTTTGGGTATTTGGCCCCAATTATCGGACAAAAGAGCTGGACTTCAGACGGGATGCAAAGAAGCTAGCTTTGGATTTCCTACTGGAGAAGTCAGAATGCACTCTGCCAGATCTCTTGAGTACATTAGAAGACATTGAAGAAAAAGCAAGGGCTACTTATGCTGAGGAAGCTTTGCAGAATATGGACCAAGTTGATTTTCAAGAATTGATGGCAGTGGATGGTTGTTTTTTTCTCCTGATTGCGTTCTTTATTCTTGGAGTGGGGTCACCTGGCGTCGAACTTAAGTTTTCAGATGATCATCCTATCTTTGGGATAGGATGTGTGAAAGAAAACATGGACATGTGGCTTAGTTCCATGTTCTTTGTCGGGAATCAGATGCCGTTTATAGTGCTCGAGCAGTTGATGAAACTGAGGTTCTTCCAggaactaaaaacaaaaaatgaatggaaGCAACCACTGGAATTGGCAAAAAGAGCCATATATGAGTTACTCGTGACAGAGCTGGATCAAAAACCAGTTGATCTGATACATTGTCTGCAGAGACTTGTGCCTGGAACAAAAAGTGGTTCAGGTGTAGTTATCCCTATAATGGGCAATAATTTTTGTGATGAAACTGAGGTTATACCTTCTGCCAAGGAATTGTGTGAACGAGGCATTGCATTTCGAGCACTAGAGAAAGATCTGGGAAGTAGAGGAATTCATTTCAAGCTTGGTTTCTTCAGTGCTGTTCTTAACTTGCCTATTTTCAAGGTTGACAGGTACACAGAGCTGGTGGTGGAATCTGTTCGCAAGTATGAAATTGTTCAAGGAGCCCAAGGGATTGAACCTGAATCAAGCTCCTTCCTTAAGCTTTTAAGTGAGTTGATTCGCTCACCACAAGATGTTGAAGTACTTTCCTCCCAAGGAGTCATTCAAGGAAGAGCAGAGGGCTTGCCGATATTTCTGAGCAATTTTGATGGCACGGTATCGTGTGAACATCTTTGCAATGTGAGGAGAGAAATCAAAGAATATCCCCTGCGGCTGTGGTGGAAACACAAAAAGCTCATTGGCTTCATTAGCATGACTTCTGCAATTCTTTTGCTTATACTTGCATTCTTGCAAACAGACTATTCTGTTCTTGGCTACAACAAACAGGGACATTCGTAA
- the LOC113767061 gene encoding probable disease resistance RPP8-like protein 2 has product MAGAHAWMAEIVYRVVDLMMKESELLSGVVSGEGLEGLGSELQQMGRLLRRSPEQQWPSLCNWDGDVEELVYETEDLVDKLIYDGLKFGETAELGGLEKWWLFKKLWLEWVMPRMTKEEELVDLTQRIRLVNGRLLARAAARYRDGMAKAVPALPGQREGDDLVDDNVCKMDHAWKSPSPPVESDDHLDVDAICSEDQEDDFVVVGREDERREVISSLLATGDAFKIIGIYGMGGIGKTTLAQKVYGDSSVRRHFDCFAWATVGKDFRTRRILEDLLLQHVCRARDDMAPFSDLDLAQKLYEFLQSKRFLIVLDDVWSADAWECLRIALPSREPTASRVLLTTRDDGVADKIASSSADDKGFVHRMRFLNPDEGWELLRKTAIRGHSSSDPKVDAELREIAEDLVDRCQGLPLAIRVMAGLLASNPTPHQWKAVHRSIVSYQTIDQGSQVSAKVNQTLALSYHFLPEYLKPCFLYTAVFPEGFEMDVGSLCRLWLAEGFISSTHGSSQQSMEDIAQQYLNELVARNLVLVQKKESSPFRSLRTCRVHDLLRDLCLLKAEEQNFCDSISFRHTNDTGLASSSPILTTRIHRLALSFEDGCVVPHNWNTIKQLRSISIQSTSDDHGCILSPHMLSEVKDLSRLRGLFLSGFNYKVLRFPSATLELFPRRFLSMRDLPKVLSDLTNLKRLRVLFFSGFNFDVIRMPTGIEKLFRLRYLSIRDCNITRLPPTIGSLLNLETLDLGEGTWIRMLIPSELQKLSRLRHLFLPRSYQVVEGGKLQLDGLTKLETLVNFDSRQCRVKDLFKLTKLRKLVATMDVNFEDLEVVINCMETSLNCLRFSSLIVRTHDSGNHVVTHKLLQCANLHLLQIEGHIGKLPLRISHSLTEISLIGSLLDDDPMEKLEKLPNLWVLALHNNAFLGKHMTCSGMGMPQLKYLSISNLRNLENLTVKRGGMPKLSTLALEECERLKNLPEGLNFLTSLRELTVAQMSPEFIDRLYESQEDFRKFQHVPVIRMCWPSQKQKIVPLACRHGLQVAGQELH; this is encoded by the exons ATGGCTGGAGCGCATGCGTGGATGGCGGAAATTGTGTATCGAGTGGTAGACTTGATGATGAAGGAATCTGAGTTGCTGTCCGGTGTGGTAAGCGGCGAAGGATTGGAGGGCCTGGGGTCAGAGCTGCAGCAGATGGGTCGGTTGCTGAGGAGGTCGCCGGAGCAGCAGTGGCCGTCGCTGTGCAACTGGGATGGAGACGTGGAAGAACTGGTGTACGAAACGGAGGATCTGGTTGACAAGCTGATCTATGATGGGCTCAAGTTTGGAGAAACAGCGGAATTAGGTGGCTTGGAGAAATGGTGGCTGTTTAAGAAGTTGTGGTTGGAGTGGGTAATGCCCAGAATGACCAAGGAGGAGGAGTTAGTTGATCTGACTCAACGGATCCGCCTCGTCAACGGTCGATTATTAGCGAGAGCCGCTGCTCGTTATCGAGACGGAATGGCCAAAGCTGTTCCTGCCCTCCCCGGTCAACGGGAAGGAGATGATTTAGTTGATGATAATGTTTGCAAGATGGATCATGCTTGGAAATCACCTTCCCCTCCTGTTGAATCAGACGACCACTTGGATGTTGACGCCATTTGTTCGGAGGACCAAGAAGATGATTTCGTCGTTGTTGGCAGGGAAGACGAGCGGAGGGAGGTGATTTCTAGCTTGCTGGCTACTGGTGACGCCTTCAAAATTATTGGGATATACGGAATGGGTGGAATCGGCAAGACAACTCTCGCCCAAAAGGTATATGGGGACTCCTCCGTCCGCCGCCATTTTGATTGCTTTGCCTGGGCTACGGTGGGGAAGGACTTCCGCACCAGAAGAATTTTGGAAGATTTGCTGCTGCAACATGTCTGCCGAGCGAGGGATGACATGGCCCCATTTTCAGACTTGGACTTGGCTCAGAAGCTTTACGAGTTCCTGCAGTCCAAGAGATTCTTGATTGTTTTGGATGATGTCTGGTCTGCCGATGCTTGGGAGTGCCTCCGCATTGCACTTCCGTCCCGAGAACCAACCGCCAGCAGAGTGCTGCTCACCACTCGGGACGACGGAGTTGCGGACAAGATTGCTTCTTCATCTGCCGACGACAAAGGATTCGTTCACCGGATGAGGTTTCTTAACCCAGACGAAGGCTGGGAGCTTCTCCGCAAGACGGCTATCAGAGGTCACTCTTCTTCTG ATCCTAAGGTTGATGCGGAACTGCGAGAGATTGCGGAGGATTTAGTAGATCGCTGCCAAGGCTTGCCACTAGCCATCAGGGTGATGGCAGGGTTGTTGGCGTCAAATCCTACACCGCACCAGTGGAAGGCGGTTCACCGCAGTATTGTCTCCTATCAAACCATTGATCAAGGTTCTCAAGTCTCTGCAAAAGTAAACCAGACTTTGGCTTTGTCATACCACTTTTTACCAGAGTATTTGAAGCCATGCTTTCTCTACACGGCTGTGTTCCCTGAGGGTTTTGAGATGGATGTAGGGAGTTTATGCCGATTGTGGCTGGCTGAAGGCTTTATATCGTCAACCCATGGGTCAAGCCAACAGTCAATGGAGGACATCGCACAGCAGTATCTGAATGAACTGGTGGCCAGAAATCTGGTGTTGGTGCAGAAAAAAGAATCCTCACCATTTAGGAGTTTGAGAACCTGCCGTGTTCATGACCTGTTGCGAGACTTGTGCTTACTGAAGGCAGAGGAGCAGAACTTCTGTGACTCCATAAGCTTCAGACACACAAATGACACCGGTCTAGCTTCTTCTTCCCCCATTTTAACTACCAGAATACATAGACTTGCGTTGTCTTTTGAAGACGGGTGTGTGGTTCCCCACAATTGGAATACCATTAAACAGCTTCGGTCCATCTCAATACAGTCCACATCTGATgatcatggatgtatcttatCGCCGCACATGTTATCAGAAGTGAAGGACCTCTCGAGGCTTAGGGGGTTATTTCTCTCTGGTTTTAACTACAAAGTATTGAGGTTTCCCTCAGCGACACTGGAGTTATTTCCGCGTCGGTTCTTGAGTATGAGAGATTTACCTAAAGTATTATCAGATCTTACCAACCTTAAACGGCTTCGAGTTTTATTTTTCAGTGGTTTTAACTTTGATGTCATTAGGATGCCCACTGGGATTGAAAAGCTATTCCGCTTGAGATACTTGAGCATTAGAGACTGTAATATCACGCGTTTGCCTCCAACTATTGGCAGCTTGTTGAACTTGGAAACTCTCGACTTAGGGGAAGGCACTTGGATTAGGATGCTCATACCCAGTGAGCTGCAGAAACTGAGCAGATTGAGGCATCTTTTTTTGCCTCGTAGCTATCAGGTCGTCGAGGGTGGCAAATTGCAATTGGATGGGTTGACAAAGCTGGAAACACTTGTTAACTTCGATTCGAGGCAGTGTAGAGTGAAAGATCTGTTTAAATTAACAAAGCTTCGGAAGCTTGTTGCTACCATGGATGTGAATTTTGAGGACCTGGAGGTGGTAATTAACTGCATGGAAACAAGCTTAAACTGCTTACGCTTTTCTTCACTCATTGTCAGAACACATGACTCTGGTAACCATGTTGTTACTCACAAATTATTGCAGTGTGCCAATCTTCACCTTTTGCAAATAGAAGGTCATATAGGCAAGTTGCCTCTGAGAATTTCTCATAGCCTCACTGAAATTTCTTTAATTGGGTCTTTGCTTGATGATGATCCGatggaaaaattggaaaagctTCCTAACTTGTGGGTCCTTGCATTGCACAACAATGCCTTTCTGGGGAAGCACATGACCTGTTCAGGCATGGGTATGCCGCAACTCAAATATTTATCCATCTCGAACTTGCGAAACTTGGAGAATTTGACGGTTAAAAGAGGGGGCATGCCCAAGCTTTCTACTTTAGCGCTGGAAGAATGCGAGCGCCTAAAGAATCTGCCTGAAGGACTCAATTTCCTCACGAGTCTCCGGGAATTGACTGTTGCACAGATGTCTCCAGAGTTCATTGACCGGCTTTATGAGAGTCAGGAGGATTTTCGTAAATTCCAGCATGTACCTGTCATTAGAATGTGCTG GCcttctcaaaaacaaaagattgtTCCCCTAGCATGCAGACATGGGCTTCAGGTGGCAGGACAAGAGCTTCACTGA